A stretch of Polyangium spumosum DNA encodes these proteins:
- a CDS encoding DEAD/DEAH box helicase family protein produces MSEAQPSSRFYAKSLPLPECRELPQLDPAPHQARALKKLDRWYANLGRYGGGGVLVLPTGGGKTFTAVRFLCAGPLSDGYKVLWLAHTHHLLEQAFDSFREETVGSVREPRRALRLRVVSGTPGHFPPRDVRPDDDVVIATLQTVTHAYREQQKQLMSFLRAAGKKLFVVFDEAHHAPAPSYRKLLQALQATPAPVLGLTATPLYSDESRQGWLKKLFPDGILDQARATDLIAAGVLARPKAVPVKTAYTPTFNSAEYAKWLGTFKDVPEHVIDALADNKERNAFIAKVYADNRKQWGKTIIFTDRWFQCEAIAEALGKHGVKAGSVYSHVDARPSTVAQRQRRDPDENKRVLDRFRKGEIQVLTNVRMLTEGTDIPDVKTVFLTRQTTSRILLTQMVGRALRGPKFRGTAEAYIVSFEDDWRQQIQWAEFELADGGTKEGTAKQVERPPLQLISIDLVKKLARQMTDGINITPGPFQTLIPVGWFRTQFDARIDGSDDVEYQDLLVMVFEDERKAFDALIKKLLASVLESLASEDATLDQHRGQIEGWRNRFFEGASRNASDLDADIFLIARHVAQQRDNAPRFYPFEMRVEHDLDKLAESFIDRDLGPRAIDEALRAEYDRPDRFWRTLFHRYEQLRHFYEGCQTRILSERRGEVPGLPPRPAAPPHQLETPSISEPDEQVKTEVKERDGYVCLACGARRSLQVDHIVSVYHGGSNEPGNLQTLCGLCNRMKGTTRIDFANHATQLQRALSAFPAAPTPRAADAANPEQWEKFLRRTINFFFQCAAVDSVEIAGRGDGYYNWKVTLMSGNRPDWLTPHLPDVVERIQRVRDAGRKPRIASLRIEAPGHRYVVHRE; encoded by the coding sequence TTGAGCGAAGCCCAGCCGTCATCGCGCTTCTATGCGAAGTCCTTGCCCTTGCCGGAGTGCCGCGAGCTCCCGCAACTCGACCCCGCCCCGCACCAGGCGCGGGCGCTCAAGAAGCTCGACCGCTGGTACGCGAACCTCGGGCGTTACGGTGGAGGCGGTGTCCTCGTGCTGCCAACGGGCGGCGGGAAAACCTTCACGGCGGTTCGTTTCCTCTGCGCCGGCCCACTGTCGGATGGCTACAAGGTGCTCTGGCTCGCGCATACGCACCATCTGCTCGAGCAGGCATTCGACAGCTTTCGCGAAGAGACCGTCGGAAGCGTCCGCGAGCCGCGGCGCGCACTGCGGCTCCGCGTCGTTTCGGGGACGCCGGGACACTTCCCGCCGCGTGATGTCCGCCCGGATGACGACGTGGTCATCGCCACGCTGCAGACGGTTACACACGCGTACCGCGAGCAGCAGAAGCAGCTCATGAGCTTTCTGCGCGCGGCCGGGAAGAAGCTCTTCGTGGTGTTCGACGAGGCGCATCACGCGCCTGCTCCGAGCTACCGGAAGCTACTCCAGGCCTTGCAGGCCACGCCCGCGCCTGTCCTCGGACTGACGGCCACGCCGCTCTACTCGGACGAAAGCAGGCAAGGTTGGCTGAAGAAGCTTTTCCCTGACGGTATCCTCGATCAAGCTCGTGCGACGGATCTCATCGCAGCCGGCGTGCTCGCGAGGCCCAAGGCCGTCCCGGTGAAGACCGCGTACACGCCGACGTTCAACAGCGCAGAGTATGCGAAGTGGCTCGGGACATTCAAGGACGTGCCCGAGCACGTCATCGACGCGCTTGCGGACAACAAGGAGCGCAACGCGTTCATTGCGAAGGTCTACGCGGACAATCGCAAACAATGGGGCAAGACGATTATTTTCACCGATCGGTGGTTCCAATGCGAGGCAATCGCCGAGGCACTCGGAAAACACGGCGTCAAGGCTGGCAGCGTCTACTCGCACGTCGACGCGCGCCCGTCCACCGTCGCGCAGCGGCAGCGACGGGACCCTGACGAGAATAAACGTGTCCTCGACCGATTTCGAAAAGGCGAGATCCAGGTTCTCACCAACGTCCGCATGCTCACCGAGGGAACGGATATCCCCGATGTGAAGACGGTCTTTCTGACCCGTCAAACGACGAGCCGCATCCTGCTCACGCAGATGGTCGGTCGCGCGCTGCGAGGGCCCAAGTTCCGCGGGACCGCCGAAGCATACATCGTCTCGTTCGAGGACGACTGGCGCCAGCAAATCCAGTGGGCGGAGTTCGAATTGGCCGATGGCGGAACCAAGGAGGGGACGGCGAAGCAGGTAGAACGCCCGCCGCTGCAGCTCATCTCGATCGATCTCGTCAAGAAGCTGGCCCGCCAGATGACAGACGGTATCAACATCACGCCGGGCCCGTTCCAGACGCTGATCCCCGTGGGATGGTTCCGAACGCAGTTCGATGCGCGCATCGACGGCAGTGACGACGTGGAGTACCAGGACCTGCTCGTCATGGTATTCGAGGACGAGCGCAAGGCTTTTGATGCGCTCATCAAGAAGTTGCTCGCTTCGGTCCTCGAGTCACTCGCGAGCGAGGACGCGACGCTGGACCAGCACCGGGGACAGATCGAAGGGTGGCGAAATCGCTTCTTCGAAGGCGCCAGCCGTAACGCGTCCGATCTCGATGCCGACATTTTCCTGATCGCCCGCCACGTGGCGCAGCAGCGGGACAATGCTCCGCGGTTCTACCCCTTCGAGATGCGCGTCGAGCACGACCTGGACAAGCTCGCGGAGAGCTTCATAGACCGCGACTTAGGCCCCAGGGCAATCGATGAAGCCCTACGGGCTGAGTATGACAGGCCGGATCGCTTCTGGCGCACGCTGTTCCATCGTTATGAGCAGCTTCGGCACTTCTACGAAGGCTGCCAGACGCGCATTTTGAGCGAAAGGCGCGGCGAGGTTCCCGGTCTTCCACCTCGGCCAGCAGCGCCGCCGCATCAGCTCGAAACTCCCAGCATCTCGGAGCCGGACGAGCAGGTCAAGACAGAGGTGAAGGAGCGAGACGGCTACGTGTGCCTGGCTTGCGGGGCGCGCAGGTCTTTGCAGGTGGATCACATTGTCTCCGTGTACCACGGAGGCTCGAACGAGCCCGGCAACCTGCAGACGCTCTGCGGGCTGTGCAACAGGATGAAGGGCACGACGAGGATCGACTTTGCCAACCACGCGACCCAGCTCCAGCGCGCACTGTCGGCGTTTCCCGCAGCGCCAACGCCGCGCGCCGCAGACGCCGCAAATCCCGAGCAGTGGGAGAAGTTCCTGAGGCGAACCATTAACTTCTTCTTCCAGTGTGCTGCGGTCGACAGCGTGGAGATCGCAGGGCGGGGCGATGGATACTATAATTGGAAGGTGACCCTCATGAGCGGCAACCGACCGGACTGGCTCACGCCGCACCTCCCTGATGTGGTCGAACGCATTCAGAGGGTTCGCGATGCTGGGCGGAAACCGCGCATCGCAAGTTTGCGGATTGAAGCGCCCGGCCATAGGTACGTCGTGCACCGCGAGTGA
- a CDS encoding JAB domain-containing protein — protein sequence MVAPNEDPPSTYHVDIQQLAASTLIDSVLGRPGVAAHLLESLGNLSSLARLSPEALTERFALTPDEATRILAAFELGHRRLIEGTDAPRILSCQEVVAWAHPRLGHLVHEEMHLPALSGQGALRGTRLIARGGLHALAVRPSDILRAGLELAASGFVLIHNHPSGNPDPSPEDIALTRRVQESADLLGMPLVDHVIVVASGRFSSFVANQWTSQPASQ from the coding sequence GTGGTCGCCCCGAACGAAGATCCCCCTTCGACATACCATGTCGACATCCAACAACTGGCCGCCTCGACACTGATCGACTCCGTGCTCGGACGCCCCGGCGTCGCAGCCCATCTCCTCGAATCCCTCGGCAACCTCTCCTCCCTCGCCCGCCTCTCCCCCGAAGCGCTAACCGAACGCTTCGCCCTCACCCCCGACGAAGCCACCCGCATCCTCGCCGCCTTCGAACTCGGCCACCGCCGACTCATCGAAGGTACAGACGCCCCCCGCATTCTCTCCTGTCAGGAGGTCGTCGCTTGGGCCCACCCGCGACTCGGACACCTCGTGCACGAGGAGATGCACCTCCCCGCGCTCAGCGGTCAGGGGGCCCTCCGCGGAACTCGCCTCATCGCACGAGGCGGCCTTCACGCGCTCGCCGTTCGTCCCTCCGACATCCTGCGCGCCGGCCTCGAGCTCGCCGCGTCCGGGTTCGTGCTGATCCACAACCATCCGAGCGGAAATCCGGACCCCTCGCCCGAGGACATCGCTCTCACCCGGCGCGTGCAGGAATCCGCAGACCTGCTCGGGATGCCGCTCGTCGATCACGTCATCGTGGTCGCGTCGGGACGGTTCAGCTCGTTTGTCGCGAACCAGTGGACGAGCCAGCCGGCATCGCAATAA